The following is a genomic window from Synechococcus sp. JA-2-3B'a(2-13).
TCCCACAGCACCCAAGATAGGGAAGCTATGATCACCGCCACAAAGAGGCCACTCAGCAGGGTTAGGACAATGCCTGTGTAATTGCGGACAGGGGCAATGGCGGCACGAGTAATGTCGATGTCAACCTTCTCAGGGGCAAGCTGTGCTGAGTCGGACATGATAACAGTGCTCCTTCATCTTCTTTCTGCTTCCCAAGTTACTGCTCCAAGTTTTGAAACTTGCGGATGATGATCTCGGCAACAATGTTGACCAATAACGTCAGCACCATCAGCACCACGCCGGCATACATGAGAGCCGAAACCTGCAAGCGTCCTGCCTCGCCAAACTGAGAGGCAATCAAGCCAGTAATGGTGGATCCCGGCTGCATTAGGGAGATATTGATGCGGTTGGCGTTGCCGGAAAGCATGGCCGCCACCATGGTCTCTCCCAGGGCCCGTCCCAGCGCCAGCATGATCGAGCTGACAATGCCCGACAGGCCGGCAGGGATCATCACCGTTAAGAGGGTCTCCCAGCGGGTTGCCCCCAGAGCCAAAGCGCCCTCTTTTAGGCTGCGTGGTAGAGATTCAAAGGTACTGCGGGTAATGGAGATGATGATGGGAGAGATCATGATCCCCAGCACCATAGCCACTATCAACAAGCTGGGCCCCCGCGGAGCCGGGCCACCCAAGAAAGGGATCCAACCCAGCGTCTGGTTAATGGCTCGAAAGATGGGCCGCACTGCTGGAATCAGCACAAAGATCCCCCATAGCCCCAGCACCACACTGGGAGTGGCCACGATCAGCTCAATGGCAAAGCCAATCGGCTCCGTTACCCACTTGGGGGCAAAACCTTCCGTCAGGAAGATGGCAGTGCCAATGCCCAGAGGGATGGCAAAAATCAAAGCCACCAGAGAGGTTACCAAACTGCCATAAATCTGTGGTAGCACCCCGTAGATGTTTTCCACCGGGTTCCAGCGGGCAGTAACCAGGAAGCCCAAGCCAAACTGCTGAATCGCCAGCAGAGCCGCTTCGGTGGTTTGAAGAATCACCCAGATGAGGATAATGCCGGCAAACCCTGCCAAGGCCAGCGTCAGGCGGACAAAGCCCACATCAACAGCCCGAGACAGGCTCGCCTTTTTCTCAATGTCAACATCGATATCCGGGTTTGGTGGTGAACCATAACCCGTAGCCGCTGAAGTCATAGCCTCTCTCCCATGATCATCTTCGGTTCAAAATCTTTCCTAAAAATCCCACCGTGCAAGGTAACCCCAGCAGCCGACCGAGAAAGCCTCACCTGCCTCCTCAGCCGGCCACCAGCTCCACTCTAGTGGAGTTCAGGCTGCAACCCAGTCATCGCACCGCATTGGGGTTAACGGTGATGGCATCCAGCTCTGCAAAGATCCGCTGGATAGCCGCCTCAGGCATAGGGATGTAGTCCAGCTCCTTGGTGATGGCTTGACCCTCTGGCCCCTGGGTCCACTTCAGAGCCTCCACCAGCTTGGTCAGCTTCTGCTGATCGGGATACTCGCGGTACAGCATCACCCAGAACAAGCCCACGATTGGGTAGTCATTTGGCCCTTCAGGGTCGGGCACCAACAGCGCAAAGTTATCAGGAATGGGAGCATCCAGCGCCGAGGTAGCTGCCTCAGTCGAGAACTCAACAATGTTGCCCGCTTTGTTTTCCAAGCGAGCAGTGGCCATCTTTTCCAGCTTGGCATAGGACTGGTTCACGTAGCCAATTGCCCCTGGCTCCTGCTTGATGGTGGCGGCTACGCCCTCATTCCCTTGGGCTCCAATGCCAACAGGCCACTCGACAGAAGTACCAGCACCGGCTGTCCAATTAGGGCAGACAGTTCTGATGTGGTTGGTGAACACAAAGGTAGTCCCAGAACCATCAGAGCGGTGTACCCAGGTGATGTCCAGGGGTGGCAGCTTGTTTGCTATGCGTGGGTTCTCGGCCTTGATGCGAATGTCGTCCCAGCGAGTGATCTCGCCGGTCACGATGCCGCAGTAGGTTTTCCGCTTCAGGATGAGCTCTCCGTCTTCAATGCCGGGCAGGTTATAGGCAAACTCGATGGACCCTCCCGCCATAGGCAACTGTAGGGGCTCATAGCGGTATTTAGCTCGGAAGCTTTCCAGGCGAGCACCGGAGAAAGGCGCCTCGGAAGCGCCGAAGTCCACAGTGCCATTGATCACCTGCTCTAGGCCAGCACCACTACCGACAGACTGATAGCTGACTTGCACAGTGGGGTCTACGGTGCGGTTGTAGGCGTCAAACCAACGTTGCAGCAAAGGAGCCGCAAAGGTCGCGCCCGCCCCGGAGATTTGCACGGTTTGGGCTTGAGCCGAGGTCGCTGTTAGAAATCCTACTGTTAGAGCGGTGAGGGAGAAAGCAGAAAGCAGGGTTCGCATAGGTAATATCTGTGGCGAATCAACATTTTCAACCCTATAACCTCAAAGTTAACAGAGGGATATCTAAAGGTTAACTTTGGGTTAAGTCAAGAGAAAAAATCGATATTTTTGAGTGTGCTGGCTCGTTTCCAAACCTTGATTTTCCATCTGGTGGTTTTGGCCAGTTTGGATTTCAGCAAAATCAGGATCCTGGAGCCCAGGATCCGCGAAAAGGTCTAGCTGCTGAACTTCTATCTCATTTGACAACCAATCAAACGGACACAACTTGAATAAGAGCTAAGCTGGGACGGCTGCAAAAAAACTCGATCCAGATCCAAGATGTGTAAAATTTGAGACAAAGATGTTGCTCACCTCTCGGCAAGCTTGGACATGATTTCAGCAGGGCGGGAAAAGCTCTGGCCAGAGCTTCTTCCGACTTTTGACAGTTTTGACAGAGAGAATTAGCTAGGAGATGGACTTCAACACTCCAGACGTGGGGCAGCTCTACATGTTCCCCGAGCAGAGAAAGATCTGGGCTCTAAGCTGGGATCCGCCCGCCCCCCATGAGGTACAGCAGGGCCATGCGCACCGCCACGCCGTGGGTGACCTGCTGCTCAATCAGGTTCAAGCCGGGATCCTCCATCACCTCGGAGCTGAGTTCCACACCGCGATTGACCGGGCCGGGGTGTAAAACCCTCACCTCTGGGTGGCACAGGCGCAGCCGCTGCCGCGTGAGGCCGAAGAAGTGATGGTACTCCTGCAAGCTGGGGAGAAGGAACTCGCCCATGCGCTCCTGTTGCAGGCGCAAGGTGATAACAAAACGCGCCCCTTCTAGGGCAGGCTCCAGCTGCCAATGGATAGGGAGCGTGTGGCCGGGTACAAACTGGGCAAAATCTTTGGGCAATAGGGTGGGAGGGCCGGCTAAGTGAACCTCAGCTCCGGCGGCCACCAAGGCATAGATATCGGAGCGGGCCACCCGCGAGTGGAGAATATCGCCGACAATGGCGATTTTGATCCCTTGCAGCAACTCCAGACGGGGACGCCGGGGATCCAGATGGCTGCAGAGGGTAAACAAATCCAGCAAACCTTGGGTGGGATGTTCGTGCAGTCCATCCCCGGCATTGAGAACGCCCACAGGGGATCCGCGGCGGTCGATCTCGGCAGCTAATTGTTGGGGCACTCCTGCCTGGGCATGGCGAACGATTAAGAGATCGGATCCCATGGCCAGAAAGGTGCGGGCCGTATCCAAAAGCGTCTCCCCTTTGCTCAAGGAAGAGGTGCCTGGGGAAAAGTTGAGCACATCTGCCGAAAGGCGCTTGGCCGCCAGCTCAAAACTGGTACGGGTGCGGGTGGAAGGCTCGAAGAACAGCGTCACCACCACCTTCCCCTGCAAGGTGGGCACCTTGGGCAACCGCCGCGTCAACACCTCCTGGAAACTGGCGCTGGTCTGCAAAACCATCTGGTATTCTTCGGGAGTAAAATCCGCCAAGCCCAAGACGTGCTGCCGCTGCCAAACCATAGGGGATCCTCAAATGCCCAAGCGGGCAAAGATCTCGTCCAAATGGGTTAGGTGGCGCCGCGGATCAAAACAAGCCTGCAGTTCCGCCTCGCTGAGGTGGGCCATCACTCGGGGATCCGCCAGCAGATTGGCGCGGAAATCCCCGCCGGGCTGGTTCCAGGCGCGGTGAGCATTTTCCTGCACCAGGCGGTAGGCTTCCTCGCGGCTAAGGCCCTTCTCCACCAAAGCCAGCAGCACCTGCTGGCTGAAGATGACGCCGCCGTAGAGGTTGAGATTGCGCTCCATGTTGCGAGCGTGAACCTGCAGCTGGCCCACCAGCTCCGCCATGTTGACCAACAGATAGTGGCAGAGGATGGAGGCATCCGGCAGGATGACCCGCTCTACGGAGCTGTGGGAGATGTCCCGCTCATGCCAAAGAGGAATGTTTTCCAGAGCCGGAAGGGCATACCCCCGCAGGAGGCGGGAAATCCCGGTTAGCTGTTCAGATTTGATGGGGTTGCGCTTGTGGGGCATAGCAGAGGATCCCTTTTGGCCGGGGGCAAAGTACTCCTCAGCCTCCAGTACCTCTGTTCGCTGCAGGTGGCGGATTTCAGTAGCAAAGCGCTCTAGGGAAGAGCCAATCAGAGCCAAGGTTTGCACGTATTCAGCGTGGCGATCCCGCGAGATTACCTGTGTCGAGGCTGTATCGGGCTTCAGGCCCAGGCGAGCGCAGGCCAACTGCTCCACCTGGGGAGGCACGTTGGCGTAGGTGCCCACGGCGCCAGAGATCTTGCCCACCGCCACCACTTCCCGCAGGCGAGCTAGGCGCTCTTGGTGGCGCAGGCACTCGGCCAGCCACCCTGCCAGCTTAAAGCCAAAGGTAATCGGCTCGGCGTGAACACCGTGGGTGCGGCCGATCATGAGGGTGTAGCGGTGCTGCCGAGCTTGGTCGCGGATAGCAGCGATGAGGTCGGCCAGGCGGGCTTGCAAGATCTCCACCGAGGCCACAAGCTGCAGGGCCAGGGCCGTATCCAACACATCCGAGCTGGTCAGGCCCAGGTGGATGTAGCGCCCTGCCTCGCCCACGTGCTCGTTGAGGTTGGTTAAGAAGGCAATAACATCGTGCTTCACTTCCGCCTCAATTTCCAAAACCCGCGCCGGGTCAAAGGCGGCTTTGGCTCTGATCTCCTGCAGGGCTTCTTGCGGGATCCGCCCCAGCTCCGCTTGCGCTTCACAGACAGCCAGCTCCACCTGCAGCCAGGTCTGGAGCTTGTGGGCAGTGGACCAAATCTGGCCCATTTCGGGCAGAGTGTAGCGCTCGATCAAGGTGCCTTTTCCGTCGGTACAGTAGGATGAGCTAGGCTATTTTAGCCTTTGGCGTCCCCCCTCGAGGAAAAGCCGCTGGGGGATCCCTGCGGGCTTGGCTTGCGGTGTCGAAGGAGCAGCAAGGAGTTTGCAGATGACCGTCGGAGCTGTGCCAACTCAGGGAAAAAGAGCTTGGACAGCCGAAGAATTCATGGCGTTGTCCAGGGAGGGACATCGCTACGAGATTGTTGATGGGAAGCCAATTGATATGGGAAGCGCGGGGGCACTCCATGGTTATGTCTGCAGCCTCCTATTGGCAGCTTTGACCCCCTACGTTTTGTCCAACAAGCTGGGGATCGTTTTAGATTCCAGCACTGCTTTTAAGATGAAGAGTGGAAATTGGCGCTCCCCTGACATCTCTTTTTTTGCTAAAGAACGCTTGCAGGGCATGGCTGAACTGCCCACAGGATTTTTGGAAGGCGCTCCAGATCTGGCTGTTGAAGTGCTTTCCCCCCGCAATACGGTTGAAGAAATTCATGACAAGCTGGTGGAGTACTTTGAAAATGGCAGCCGCCTGGTTTGGCTGGTTCACCCCAGCGAGCACTACGTCCTGGTGTATCGCAGCTCTCAAGAGCCTGACCGCCTCCTGAAATCGGTTGATCTTCTAGAAGGTGAAGAGGTTATTCCAGGATTTGCCCTGCCGGTGGCTCATCTATTCCAGAAGCTTTCCTTGTAACATCCCCCCGCCCTCACTCTAGCCAATAGAGCTTGGGCCTCCCAACCTTGCCATTGGGCATTCCTGCCCCGCGTCACAGAACGACTTGGCAGAGGAGTCGGTATCTCGACCCTGACTTTCCCGCCAGAGCGCGGAACTTGTAGCTCCCCGCACCCCTTGCAAGTTAAGTGCAGGGGGTTGCCCCTCTCGCCGACGGTCTATATTGAACTAGTTCGGGATCCGAAGAGCATGACTCTAGTCAATAATAAGCTCAACTATACTGAAAATAATGTATAATATGTTCAGTACGGATTACTACCAGTTGATCTTTCTGTTTACTTTCGAGTCTGCCAACATGGTAGCCAAAGCAAAGCAGAAAATTGGTAGTAAGACGACACGGAAACTGCGCTTTGGGTATTCTACTCAAAGCTTTGCGGGATACCGCCATTCTGTTTGGAAACAAACAGAATGCTATCGCTGCATAGTTGAACAGTGATGTTCAGCAGTGTTCAGCGTAAATGTATCAGGACGTCATTAGCGGTGCGGAGCACAATCAAGTGTCGATGGGGAAGGATAGCTCTGATAGGTTTCTTGGCAGCATTCCTCGCTCCTGCCCCTGCCATCTCTTTGCCTGCCTTCCCACCTCCTCCTGAGAAGACCTCGGCCCCAAACACCGCTTCCGAGTTCAACTGGCAGGGATCCCTCAAGTTGCTGCGGGGGGATCCCGTGGCTGCCCTGTCGGATCTGGATCGGGCGGTGCAGTTGGATCCCAGCTATGCGCCGGCCTATGTGAACCGCAGCTACGTCTACAACCAGTTGCGCCAGCCGGAAGAAGCTCTGGCCGATGCGGAGCGGGCCATTCAGTTGAATGCAGGGATCCCAGAAGCCTACTTTAGCCGCGGGGTGGCCTATCTTCAGTTGGGGGATCGAGAAGCGGCGATGGCCGACTTTCGCCAGGCGTTGGCTCTCTTCTCCAAGAGTGGCAACTTTGCCAACCAGGCCATCCTGCAGCAACTGCTGCGCCAGTTGGGGGTGGAGTAGCCGCCCTTGGATTAAACCTAGGGCCACCTCGAAGTTGGGTAACCTGTCTGGTCTTTCCCCTCACTTGCGCTTAGGCGTCTGAGCGGTTGATTCTCCCAGCAACTTGTCAGAAAGCCGAGGCTCTCCCAACCACTCGGCCAGGGAAACTGCCTGAGCCTGCAGCCCAAAGACCTGACAGAACGACTCCACCAGCACCGGAGCTACGGCAGCCATCGTTACCTCCGGACAAAAGTGCACCAGGGATCCCACCGGGCGATCAGGGATCCCACAGGGCACGATGGCCTCGAAGGCAGCTAGATCCGGGCAGACGTTGAGGGCAAAGCCGTGGTAGGTCACCCAGCGGGAGACCTTGATGCCGATGGCCGCCACTTTGCGGCCCTGCACCCAAACTCCTGTCAAGCCAGGGATCCGCTCCCCCTGTAGGCCGAAGTGGGCCAAGGTCTGGATGACCACCTCTTCTAGCTGGCGTAGGTACTCGTGGAGATCTGGGCGGTGGCGCTTTAGGTTCAGCATCGCATAGCCCACCCACTGCCCCGGCCCATGGTAGGTCACTTCGCCGCCGCGCTCCACCCGTAGGATTTCCGGCTCTTGTTCAGAAGGAGATTCCGGGTGGATAGCCGGGGATCCTATCGGCTGAGAAAGGCTCTTGAGAAACTTGGGATCGGCTCCTGCCCCCAAGGTGTAAACCGCAGGATGGGTGAGCAGCAGTAATCCGTCCGGCAACTGGGGATCCCGGATCATATGGGCCAGTCTTGCCTGCTGCCAAGCCCAGGCAGTGCGGTAGGGCACTTCACCCGGCAGGTGAACCTGCAGAAGCGGCAGTTGCACGGGGGATCCAGAAAAGTTCACCTAGCTTACAGGTTTAGTTAACCTGCGCCCGCAACCGCTCCAACAGGGCCCGCGGCTGCAACAGCCCCTCAATGCGGTCAATCGGCTTCCCATCTTTGAAGAGGATCAGCGTTGGCACCGCTTGAATGCCCCAGCGAGCAGCGATGGTTGGGTACTTTTCGGTGTCAACCTTCACAAAAGTAACCGCATCCCCCACCTGAGGTTTTACCTGCTCCAACACTTGCGCCATAACCTGACAAGGGCCGCACCAGGAAGCATAAAAATCCACCAGGATCGGGGTTTTGGATCCCTGAATCATGTCGGCAAAACTTTTGAATTGCTGTTTGTGCGCCATAGGAAACTCCCAGAGTGTTCTGAAAAGCCTGAAATGAAATCTATTTGTAAGCTAACTGTTTGAGACTAAAAATTAGGTAGGGATCCCGCTACGGCCTGCTTCGGTTTCCCGGTAGGATGGCTAGGGTTCAGGAGAAGAGCTAGAGCGTACCCGTAGTCTAGGGTGTTGTGGTGGACAAAGGGGCAGACTTTAGCAGGGTTTAAGGACTTGGAGGAGTGGGATCCCAATGGCAACAAGTAGCAGCATGGTGAATCGTGGCGTATTGGCCACAGTGCTGGCCGGGGTAGGACTCAGCCTATGGGGGGCTTGGCGTTGGCTGTGGGATCCCTGGGGCTGGGCTCAGGTAGTGGCCGGGTTGCTGCTGAGTTTGGGCAGCTTGCTCTACTGGCTCAAGACCCGCCCCGCTGACCAGCTGGTGGTGGAACCCAAGGGCTGGGGCATAGGCCGCCACACCCCCGAGCACTGGGTCATTCAAGCGGAGTTTGTGGCTCGCAACCTCAACCCCCTCTTTGAGGTCACCTTGGCCCAGGTGGAGCCGCGACTGCATTTGCTCAGCGCCGGATCCCTAGAAGGCATTGACACCCGCCTACGCCTGCGCTCTCGCCATCCGGATCTTCCCCCCCGGCAAGACAACTACTGGCAGGCTTATATCCTCACCCCCCAGAGCCAGACTGGCCTAGAAGTCGAGATCGAGCTGAAGGGGAAAGGGCTAGCGGATCTGCGCTCGGCCTGGCTCCAGCTGGACTACATTCAGTACGGGCGGCAGCGGCGCACCCTCAAGACCAGCCACCTCATCCTGCCGTTGCAAGAGGTGGATCCCTTGCCGGAGCTGAACTGGCAGCAGCAGGGATCCCTCCTTTGGGCCGCCGTTCCCACCCATCTGCTGACCCCCAGCGATGACTTGGCCGAGGTGCTACGGCGGTATGTAGGCCCTCACATCCAGCCCGGCGATATGGTGGCCATCTCGGAAAGCGCCGTGGCTATTGTCCAGGGCAACTTCCGCCATCCCCTGCAGGTGCAGCCCGGCTGGCTGGCCCGCACCCTGTGCTACTTCTTCCCCTCCAAGACCAGTCTTTCAAGCTGCTACGGGATGCAGACTTTGATCGACTGCTCCGGGGCCTGGCGGGTGGTGTGGGCTTTTGTGGTGGGATCCCTGGCCAAACTGCTGGGGATCCCGGGGGTCTTTTATGCCCTGGCGGGGGAGCAGGCCGATCTCATCGACGACGTTACTGGCACCCTGCCTCCCTATGACCAGTTCATCGTGCTGGGGCCGCGGGATCCGGCCAAGTTGGTGGGGGATCTGCATCGGCAGACGGGCTACGAAGTGGCCATCGTGGATGCCAACGATCTGGGGCAGGTCAAGATCCTGGCAGCCAGCCCCGGCGTAGAGCGGGAGCTGGTGGAGCAAGCCCTGGGCAAGAACCCCGCCGGCAATGCCGCTGAACAAACCCCCCTTGTGCTGATCAGGAAGATGACACCTGACTGAGGCTCTGCTGGGATCCGAGGGCTTGCATCGCCTGGTGAGTGGAGAGGAAGAAGCGCTCAGCGCCCACTTTCTCCACAAACCCAGCCTTTTGGAGGCGATCCATTACCGGCCCCTTCACCTCGGCCATGGCAAAGCCCACCCCTGCCTGCTGCAAACGTTCCACCAACTGGGTCAGCACTTCCAAAGCGCTGCCGTCGATGAAGTTGATGGCGCTGGCAACGAGCAGCACCTGCTCCACTGTGGGTCGCGCCGCCACCTCTCGCAGCAGATACTCCTGCAAGTAGGCTGCGTTGGCAAAAAACAGGCTCTCGTCCACCCGCACTGCCAAGATACGGGGATCGGTAATCACCTCATGGCGCTGCACGTTGCGGTAGTGCTCCGTACCGGGCACCTGACCCACGATGGCAATGTGAGGACGGCTAGCCCGCCAAAGAAAGAGCAGGATGGAGACTAACACCCCTATTCCGATCCCCTGCTCCACTCCGATCCCCAGCACACTGGCAAAGGTTACCAACCAAACCAGGGCATCGCCGCGGTCGTAGCGCCAGCTTTGCAGCAGGGGGTGAAAATCCACCAGGGCCAGCACCGCCACCAGAACGATGGCCGCCAGGGTGGTCTGGGGCAAGAAGGTGAACAGTGGCATCAGCCAGATGACCGTCAAAGCCACCAACAGGCCGGTGATTAGGGAGGCCAGGCCACTGTTGGCGCCTGCTTGAAAGTTCACCACCGACCGGCTGATGCCTCCCGTTACCGGATAGCCGCCACTGCAAGCTGCTGCCAAGTTGGCTGCCCCCAAAGCCACCAGATCTTGGTTGGGATCCACCTTCTGCCGCCGCTGGCTGGCCAAGGACTGCCCCACAGCATAGCTTTCCGTGAAGCCCACCAAGCTGATGGCCAAGGCGGTGGGCAGAAGCGCTGTCCACTGTCCCCAGCTCAACGAGGGAAAGCCCAAGGGGGGCAACCCGGAAGGAATGGAGCCAACAACGGATACCCCTGCCCTCTCCGAGAGGTTTAGGCCCCAGACCAACAGGCTGGTCACGAGCACAGCCGCTAGCGGTGCCCCCTTGGTCAAAATCAAGGCCCAACCTGGAGGCACACCCCAACGCCGCAGTTGGTGGGGCAACTTTCGCTGAGCGTACACCAGCAGGGATACGGCCAGCAGCCCTAGGCCAAAGGTTGCCCAGTTCACCTTGTCCAGGCTTTGCCACAGCCGCTGCACCAACAGCAAGAAGGACTCCGTATTGGCGATCTTGACCCCCAGGAGGTGGCGGAGCTGGCTGAAGCCGATGATCAAGGCCGCCGCGCTGCCAAAGGCAGTCACCACCGTGTGGCTTAAGAAATTGGCCAAAAACCCCAGCCGCAACAACCCCATGGCCCCCTGGACCAGACCCACCTCCAAGGCCAGCCCCAAAGCCAACTGTCCATACTCCGGGCTGCCCGGCAAGGACTCCGTCCCGCTGACGCGACCGGCCAGCGGCTCTAACCCTGCCGCCACCAAGAGGGAGATGATGGCCACTGGCCCTACCGCCAAGGCGCGGCTGGATCCCAGTAGTCCATAGACGATCACCGGCAAAATACTGGCGTACAGGCCCACTTGGGGGGGCAACCCGGCCAACAGGGCATAGGCCATGCTCTGGGGCACCAACAGAATGGCCACCACAAGGCCGGCGATCAGATCTCCCGGCAAATCTGATCGTTGATAGTGGAAGACCCAAAGGGACTCCTTAGCAAAGGGCAGGTACCGCGCCAGGATCCCTTGCCCCCCAGAGGAAGTAGAAGGGATCCCACTCATAGCGCCTGACCTCGGTTCCAGGGCATGCGAGCCAAGAGCAGAGCCATGCCACAGGTGTTGGTTACACCCGCAAACACCAGCCCGGCGCCCACAAAGCCACTCAGCAGCAGCCACCAGGGGTTGACAAAGGCCCCCAGAAGGGTTCCGGTGAGCACCAGGGATCCCGCTGCAATCTGCACCTGCCGCATGATGGAGATGGGCGCATTTTGGGTGCGGGTAACGGGCAGCTTGGCCGCTTTCCAAGCCTCGATCCCTCCCTTGAGGCTAATGACCTCCGGCCAGCCGCGGTCTAGCAACTGACAACCGGCGCGGATGGAGCGGCTGCCCATGCGGCAGTGCAACACCACCGGCTTCTCTGGCGTGGAAGCAGGCACTTTGGCCGGGTCAAAGGTAGATAGGGGCATGTTGATGGCCCCCGGGATCCGCTCATCGGCATATTCTCCCGGCTCCCGCACATCAATGAGCTGGACTCGCCCCTGATCCAGCCACTGTCTTATGGTCAGGGCATCGATCTCCTTGAGACGGGGATCCCGTTCCTGCTGAGCGGAAGGCGTAGGATTTTGTCGGGCTACAGTCATTGGTTTCCTCCTCGGGTAACTAACCTTCTTCCTCAAGCAACCTGCTGGGCTCGCCAGGGTAAAACTGGCTATCCAGGATTTGCTCGGGAGCGTAAGGACACGTCTTGGGAAAAGTCTTTCTGGGCAGCTTGGTCTCTTCCAGGGCTAGCTGGAGCGCCCTCAGGTAAGACTTGGCGATGGCCTCCGGCAAATAGGGCCTCAGTCTTGGGCTTTCCTCCAGCAGATCCAGAACTTCCTGCCGCTGCACCTGTAGGGTGAGAAGCCAGCTTACAGATCTAGCCTGCGGCTGATACTCCCATTTCAGGAGGTGCCCCACCAAAACCCCCAGCCGGTTGCGCAGCTCTTGCCGCTGTTGCCTGCCCAACGATTCCATCTCCTCAATCAAATGGGGCAGGTCTAGCTTCTCCCAAGCCCGCTCCCGCAGAAATTGAGCTTGTTGCTGAGTCCAAGCATAGAAATCCTTCTCATAGAGGCTTTCTGGATCCACTCTCAACCCTCCCCCTTCTGACCCGCCAGCTCAGAGAAGTCT
Proteins encoded in this region:
- the pstC gene encoding phosphate ABC transporter permease subunit PstC, whose protein sequence is MTSAATGYGSPPNPDIDVDIEKKASLSRAVDVGFVRLTLALAGFAGIILIWVILQTTEAALLAIQQFGLGFLVTARWNPVENIYGVLPQIYGSLVTSLVALIFAIPLGIGTAIFLTEGFAPKWVTEPIGFAIELIVATPSVVLGLWGIFVLIPAVRPIFRAINQTLGWIPFLGGPAPRGPSLLIVAMVLGIMISPIIISITRSTFESLPRSLKEGALALGATRWETLLTVMIPAGLSGIVSSIMLALGRALGETMVAAMLSGNANRINISLMQPGSTITGLIASQFGEAGRLQVSALMYAGVVLMVLTLLVNIVAEIIIRKFQNLEQ
- the pstS gene encoding phosphate ABC transporter substrate-binding protein PstS — protein: MRTLLSAFSLTALTVGFLTATSAQAQTVQISGAGATFAAPLLQRWFDAYNRTVDPTVQVSYQSVGSGAGLEQVINGTVDFGASEAPFSGARLESFRAKYRYEPLQLPMAGGSIEFAYNLPGIEDGELILKRKTYCGIVTGEITRWDDIRIKAENPRIANKLPPLDITWVHRSDGSGTTFVFTNHIRTVCPNWTAGAGTSVEWPVGIGAQGNEGVAATIKQEPGAIGYVNQSYAKLEKMATARLENKAGNIVEFSTEAATSALDAPIPDNFALLVPDPEGPNDYPIVGLFWVMLYREYPDQQKLTKLVEALKWTQGPEGQAITKELDYIPMPEAAIQRIFAELDAITVNPNAVR
- a CDS encoding aspartate carbamoyltransferase catalytic subunit, coding for MVWQRQHVLGLADFTPEEYQMVLQTSASFQEVLTRRLPKVPTLQGKVVVTLFFEPSTRTRTSFELAAKRLSADVLNFSPGTSSLSKGETLLDTARTFLAMGSDLLIVRHAQAGVPQQLAAEIDRRGSPVGVLNAGDGLHEHPTQGLLDLFTLCSHLDPRRPRLELLQGIKIAIVGDILHSRVARSDIYALVAAGAEVHLAGPPTLLPKDFAQFVPGHTLPIHWQLEPALEGARFVITLRLQQERMGEFLLPSLQEYHHFFGLTRQRLRLCHPEVRVLHPGPVNRGVELSSEVMEDPGLNLIEQQVTHGVAVRMALLYLMGGGRIPA
- the purB gene encoding adenylosuccinate lyase, with the translated sequence MIERYTLPEMGQIWSTAHKLQTWLQVELAVCEAQAELGRIPQEALQEIRAKAAFDPARVLEIEAEVKHDVIAFLTNLNEHVGEAGRYIHLGLTSSDVLDTALALQLVASVEILQARLADLIAAIRDQARQHRYTLMIGRTHGVHAEPITFGFKLAGWLAECLRHQERLARLREVVAVGKISGAVGTYANVPPQVEQLACARLGLKPDTASTQVISRDRHAEYVQTLALIGSSLERFATEIRHLQRTEVLEAEEYFAPGQKGSSAMPHKRNPIKSEQLTGISRLLRGYALPALENIPLWHERDISHSSVERVILPDASILCHYLLVNMAELVGQLQVHARNMERNLNLYGGVIFSQQVLLALVEKGLSREEAYRLVQENAHRAWNQPGGDFRANLLADPRVMAHLSEAELQACFDPRRHLTHLDEIFARLGI
- a CDS encoding Uma2 family endonuclease, translated to MTVGAVPTQGKRAWTAEEFMALSREGHRYEIVDGKPIDMGSAGALHGYVCSLLLAALTPYVLSNKLGIVLDSSTAFKMKSGNWRSPDISFFAKERLQGMAELPTGFLEGAPDLAVEVLSPRNTVEEIHDKLVEYFENGSRLVWLVHPSEHYVLVYRSSQEPDRLLKSVDLLEGEEVIPGFALPVAHLFQKLSL
- a CDS encoding tetratricopeptide repeat protein, with the translated sequence MAAFLAPAPAISLPAFPPPPEKTSAPNTASEFNWQGSLKLLRGDPVAALSDLDRAVQLDPSYAPAYVNRSYVYNQLRQPEEALADAERAIQLNAGIPEAYFSRGVAYLQLGDREAAMADFRQALALFSKSGNFANQAILQQLLRQLGVE
- the lipB gene encoding lipoyl(octanoyl) transferase LipB, giving the protein MQLPLLQVHLPGEVPYRTAWAWQQARLAHMIRDPQLPDGLLLLTHPAVYTLGAGADPKFLKSLSQPIGSPAIHPESPSEQEPEILRVERGGEVTYHGPGQWVGYAMLNLKRHRPDLHEYLRQLEEVVIQTLAHFGLQGERIPGLTGVWVQGRKVAAIGIKVSRWVTYHGFALNVCPDLAAFEAIVPCGIPDRPVGSLVHFCPEVTMAAVAPVLVESFCQVFGLQAQAVSLAEWLGEPRLSDKLLGESTAQTPKRK
- the trxA gene encoding thioredoxin; the encoded protein is MAHKQQFKSFADMIQGSKTPILVDFYASWCGPCQVMAQVLEQVKPQVGDAVTFVKVDTEKYPTIAARWGIQAVPTLILFKDGKPIDRIEGLLQPRALLERLRAQVN
- a CDS encoding SulP family inorganic anion transporter; protein product: MSGIPSTSSGGQGILARYLPFAKESLWVFHYQRSDLPGDLIAGLVVAILLVPQSMAYALLAGLPPQVGLYASILPVIVYGLLGSSRALAVGPVAIISLLVAAGLEPLAGRVSGTESLPGSPEYGQLALGLALEVGLVQGAMGLLRLGFLANFLSHTVVTAFGSAAALIIGFSQLRHLLGVKIANTESFLLLVQRLWQSLDKVNWATFGLGLLAVSLLVYAQRKLPHQLRRWGVPPGWALILTKGAPLAAVLVTSLLVWGLNLSERAGVSVVGSIPSGLPPLGFPSLSWGQWTALLPTALAISLVGFTESYAVGQSLASQRRQKVDPNQDLVALGAANLAAACSGGYPVTGGISRSVVNFQAGANSGLASLITGLLVALTVIWLMPLFTFLPQTTLAAIVLVAVLALVDFHPLLQSWRYDRGDALVWLVTFASVLGIGVEQGIGIGVLVSILLFLWRASRPHIAIVGQVPGTEHYRNVQRHEVITDPRILAVRVDESLFFANAAYLQEYLLREVAARPTVEQVLLVASAINFIDGSALEVLTQLVERLQQAGVGFAMAEVKGPVMDRLQKAGFVEKVGAERFFLSTHQAMQALGSQQSLSQVSSS